In Haloterrigena turkmenica DSM 5511, a single genomic region encodes these proteins:
- a CDS encoding Coenzyme F420 hydrogenase/dehydrogenase, beta subunit C-terminal domain, giving the protein MGTNGDERRFPHVPASDDDDDAVVVPDAEGGASRSRENTDHAREGAIATDGGANAEGDSCSPDTCTCGEKTAESAASAGSADDKRVATDGAGAANVDEMGELGELEFTEPAENVSQDVYDDAPDVRVGIPDGVDLETPEYSIRSQMNDIETPDEKTWFMELDEAVIDEGRCIQCGTCVAACPSDSIGVGDDDLPELVKMCTGCSLCWDFCPRGGMRYERQWKITGGEDNVKGAGDPITEFSAKVDDDWTDNAQDGGVVTGVLSTLLEEGEIDGALVATESEEEEWKAESFLATTTEELIENAGTVYNQTLALGNLDLKQWEHKLPDKDWDDLSLAIVGTPCEIEGIRALQDFEWDYQAQNEGIRAVDYTIALMCTKNFNYHSLMGEQLEEKRGISPSEIGKMDVLNGKMMVYDHDGEMIVEEDIENFHDAALKGCDECADFTGFCSDITVGSVGSSDEYSSVIIRTEQGMNAWELTEPKLDYHDLEDRSAVGKLQGWDKKKAFESLERPFDPDAPRFIDYTDHAENYGTALNPHDQGH; this is encoded by the coding sequence ATGGGGACTAACGGCGACGAACGTCGATTCCCTCACGTTCCAGCGTCGGACGACGATGACGACGCCGTCGTCGTCCCCGACGCTGAGGGCGGCGCGTCCCGCTCCCGGGAGAACACCGACCACGCTCGAGAGGGCGCTATTGCGACCGACGGCGGCGCGAACGCGGAGGGCGACAGCTGCTCGCCCGACACCTGTACCTGCGGCGAGAAGACCGCCGAATCGGCCGCGTCCGCGGGCTCGGCCGACGACAAGCGCGTCGCCACCGACGGTGCGGGCGCCGCCAACGTCGACGAGATGGGCGAACTCGGCGAGCTCGAGTTCACCGAGCCGGCCGAGAACGTCAGCCAGGACGTCTACGACGACGCGCCCGACGTCCGCGTCGGTATTCCGGACGGCGTCGACCTCGAGACGCCGGAGTACTCGATCCGGTCGCAGATGAACGACATCGAGACGCCCGACGAGAAGACCTGGTTCATGGAACTGGACGAGGCCGTCATCGACGAGGGCCGCTGTATCCAGTGTGGGACCTGTGTCGCCGCCTGTCCGTCCGACTCGATCGGCGTCGGCGACGACGACCTGCCGGAACTGGTCAAGATGTGTACCGGCTGTTCGCTCTGTTGGGACTTCTGTCCCCGCGGCGGGATGCGCTACGAGCGCCAGTGGAAGATCACCGGCGGCGAGGACAACGTCAAGGGCGCCGGCGATCCGATCACGGAGTTCTCCGCGAAGGTCGACGACGACTGGACCGACAACGCCCAGGACGGCGGCGTCGTCACCGGCGTCCTCTCGACGCTGCTCGAGGAGGGCGAGATCGACGGCGCCCTCGTCGCGACCGAGAGCGAAGAGGAAGAGTGGAAGGCCGAGAGCTTCCTCGCGACGACCACCGAGGAGCTCATCGAGAACGCAGGCACCGTCTACAACCAGACGCTCGCGCTCGGCAACCTCGACCTGAAACAGTGGGAGCACAAGCTCCCCGACAAGGACTGGGACGACCTCTCGCTGGCCATCGTCGGCACGCCGTGTGAGATCGAGGGCATCCGCGCCCTGCAAGACTTCGAGTGGGACTACCAGGCCCAGAACGAGGGCATCCGCGCGGTCGACTACACGATCGCGCTGATGTGTACGAAGAACTTCAACTACCACAGCCTCATGGGCGAGCAGCTCGAGGAAAAACGTGGCATCTCCCCGTCGGAAATCGGCAAGATGGACGTCCTCAACGGGAAGATGATGGTCTACGACCACGACGGCGAGATGATCGTCGAGGAGGACATCGAGAACTTCCACGACGCCGCGCTCAAGGGCTGTGACGAGTGTGCCGACTTCACCGGCTTCTGTTCGGACATCACCGTCGGCTCCGTCGGCTCGAGCGACGAGTATTCGAGCGTCATCATCCGCACCGAGCAGGGGATGAACGCTTGGGAGCTGACCGAGCCGAAACTCGACTACCACGACCTCGAGGATCGCTCGGCAGTCGGCAAGCTCCAGGGCTGGGACAAGAAGAAGGCCTTCGAGAGCCTCGAGCGTCCCTTCGACCCCGACGCGCCGCGCTTTATCGATTACACCGACCACGCCGAGAACTACGGCACTGCCCTGAACCCGCACGATCAGGGTCACTAG
- a CDS encoding DUF7553 family protein has protein sequence MARENLEDAAATLREAADAASDDETRERLENQADQFANLAEADRGPDHGKLARHEHILSDISDEEGGEVADLVDDALESVRAFRETVEGV, from the coding sequence ATGGCACGAGAAAACCTCGAAGACGCAGCAGCGACGCTCCGAGAAGCCGCGGATGCCGCCTCCGACGACGAGACCCGCGAGCGCCTCGAGAATCAGGCCGACCAGTTCGCTAACCTCGCTGAGGCCGACCGCGGCCCCGATCACGGCAAACTGGCCCGTCACGAGCACATCCTCTCCGATATCTCCGACGAAGAAGGCGGCGAGGTCGCCGACCTCGTCGACGACGCCCTCGAGTCGGTCCGGGCGTTCCGGGAGACGGTGGAAGGCGTCTGA
- the thiM gene encoding hydroxyethylthiazole kinase, giving the protein MSNPLPDGITDDELADSLRAIGRGSPLVQHLTNEVTMNDVANLTLHWDALPVMADSPGDAGEMAAGAAAILLNTGQVPEGKVEAMHEAAETAAERDIPVVLDPVGVGATPTREAVAEALLEDVDFSIIKGNYGEISALAGVEAEVKGVESVGEYDEIEDAARSLAASTGATVVASGVEDVVATGDGAVRLSAGHERLSEVVGTGCMLGATLAAFRGAVDDAPTAAVHGALAFGIAGERAAEMPHEGPASFRTNFHDAVAGFDPETATELDLEERLERVD; this is encoded by the coding sequence ATGAGTAATCCATTACCCGATGGTATTACCGATGACGAACTCGCGGACTCGCTGCGAGCGATCGGTCGGGGATCGCCACTCGTCCAGCACCTGACCAACGAAGTGACGATGAACGACGTGGCCAACCTCACCCTCCACTGGGACGCGCTCCCGGTGATGGCCGACTCGCCGGGCGACGCCGGCGAGATGGCTGCCGGCGCCGCCGCGATTCTGCTTAATACCGGACAGGTGCCCGAGGGGAAAGTTGAAGCCATGCACGAGGCCGCCGAAACCGCCGCAGAGCGAGACATTCCCGTCGTGCTCGACCCCGTCGGTGTCGGGGCCACGCCCACGCGGGAAGCGGTCGCCGAGGCGCTGCTCGAGGATGTCGACTTCTCGATCATCAAGGGCAACTACGGCGAGATCAGCGCGCTCGCGGGCGTCGAGGCCGAGGTGAAAGGCGTCGAGTCGGTCGGCGAGTACGACGAGATCGAGGACGCGGCCCGGTCGCTGGCGGCGTCGACGGGTGCGACTGTCGTCGCCTCGGGCGTCGAGGACGTCGTCGCGACCGGCGACGGCGCGGTCCGGCTCTCGGCCGGCCACGAACGGCTCTCCGAGGTCGTTGGTACCGGCTGCATGCTCGGGGCCACGCTCGCGGCCTTCCGCGGCGCCGTCGACGACGCGCCGACGGCCGCCGTCCACGGCGCGCTCGCCTTCGGCATCGCCGGCGAACGCGCGGCCGAGATGCCCCACGAGGGACCGGCCAGCTTCCGGACGAACTTCCACGACGCCGTCGCCGGCTTCGATCCGGAGACGGCGACCGAACTGGACCTCGAGGAGCGACTCGAGCGCGTCGACTGA
- a CDS encoding AEC family transporter, with protein sequence MADLIGIFASAIGPIVAIAGVGYVLATVKQIDPEPLNMAVVYVLAPALVFHSLAVTELAAATLARVTVGVVLFTAAMWGLAELTGRATGEREPALSALILVAIFTNSGNLGIPVSDFAFGDIGRETAVLYLSVQSVLMYTLGVYIASRSSGSAGLEGVRRVFYIPLAYAVVAALVARALDLVPPADTAAMETLQLVGDASIPLMLLILGIQLARTDTASAVSRAWSATALKMVVAPVIGLGIALLIGFENQTVARVFVLETAMPAAVTPLILVIEFAGGARSEGVLVSEYVSTCVFLTTLLSIPVLTVLIAILQSGVVL encoded by the coding sequence ATGGCCGACCTGATCGGCATCTTCGCCTCGGCGATCGGGCCGATCGTCGCGATCGCGGGGGTCGGCTACGTCCTGGCGACCGTCAAACAGATCGATCCGGAGCCGTTGAACATGGCCGTCGTCTACGTGCTAGCGCCCGCGTTGGTATTTCATAGCCTCGCCGTCACGGAACTCGCCGCGGCGACGCTCGCGCGAGTGACGGTCGGAGTCGTCCTCTTCACCGCGGCAATGTGGGGGCTCGCCGAACTGACCGGGCGCGCCACCGGCGAGCGCGAGCCGGCGCTGAGCGCGCTGATCCTCGTCGCGATCTTCACTAACTCGGGAAACCTCGGCATTCCCGTCTCCGACTTCGCGTTCGGCGACATCGGGCGGGAGACGGCCGTCCTCTACCTCTCAGTCCAGTCAGTGCTGATGTACACCCTCGGCGTCTACATCGCCTCCCGGAGCAGCGGCTCCGCCGGCCTCGAGGGGGTTCGCCGAGTGTTCTACATCCCGCTGGCCTACGCCGTCGTCGCCGCGCTGGTCGCCCGGGCGCTGGATCTGGTTCCGCCCGCGGACACGGCGGCGATGGAGACGCTGCAACTCGTCGGCGACGCCTCGATTCCGCTCATGCTGCTCATCCTCGGGATCCAGCTCGCGCGCACCGACACCGCCTCGGCGGTCTCCCGCGCGTGGTCCGCGACGGCCCTCAAGATGGTCGTCGCGCCGGTGATCGGGCTCGGGATCGCGCTCCTGATCGGCTTCGAGAACCAGACCGTCGCGCGCGTGTTCGTCCTCGAGACCGCGATGCCGGCCGCGGTGACACCGTTGATCCTCGTCATCGAGTTCGCCGGCGGCGCCCGGTCCGAGGGGGTGCTCGTCTCGGAGTACGTCTCGACGTGCGTGTTTCTGACGACGCTGCTTTCGATCCCGGTGCTCACCGTTCTGATCGCGATACTGCAGTCCGGCGTCGTACTTTGA
- a CDS encoding polysaccharide deacetylase family protein has protein sequence MKRRVYLATAGATLFAGCSALTGSETDEKNGDDNGDDNGDENGSSDPINEDPGSFDEFEDLSNWTVMEGSMSADEERTHVGSQSARMDAAESDTRVMIKREFDSPRDLSDELPALAFASDREVNPVVQLSDTDGNRLLLQCAVEADGSFARHDLGYRKTVGDPDLSSIAHTKISFWAGDREMSLWVDDYHFVKRPDTGKVLLEFPDESAAVDAAPALAEHDLPATAFVKTDYVGGSGYPSVDDLESLQEDGWTIASEGATGTDLTALDAESQKAEITSAVSWLEDHGFDAEYFSYPLNRYDDTTLELVKEHHDLGFVGGFPGHGHVTNPAMVPRATNPDAEEAETLLEWTADQRTITTVSFRDLENLDATLELVADLESNGDLEVITPSDLASDYLHE, from the coding sequence ATGAAACGACGAGTGTATCTCGCGACGGCCGGTGCGACGCTGTTCGCCGGCTGTTCTGCCCTGACCGGTTCGGAGACCGACGAAAAAAACGGCGACGACAACGGTGACGACAACGGCGACGAGAACGGATCGTCGGACCCGATCAACGAGGATCCGGGCTCGTTCGACGAGTTCGAGGACCTCTCGAACTGGACGGTGATGGAAGGCTCGATGAGCGCCGACGAGGAGCGCACGCACGTCGGGTCCCAGTCCGCCCGGATGGACGCCGCCGAATCCGACACCCGCGTGATGATCAAACGCGAGTTCGACTCGCCGCGCGACCTCTCCGACGAGCTCCCCGCGCTGGCGTTCGCGAGCGATCGCGAGGTCAATCCGGTCGTCCAGCTCTCGGACACCGATGGCAACCGACTGCTGCTCCAGTGTGCGGTCGAGGCCGACGGCTCGTTCGCCCGTCACGACCTCGGTTACAGGAAGACCGTCGGCGACCCGGACCTGAGTTCGATCGCTCACACCAAGATCTCGTTCTGGGCCGGCGACCGAGAGATGTCCCTGTGGGTCGACGACTACCACTTCGTCAAGCGACCCGACACTGGGAAGGTCCTGCTCGAGTTCCCCGACGAGTCGGCCGCCGTCGACGCCGCCCCGGCGCTCGCCGAGCACGATCTCCCCGCGACCGCGTTCGTCAAGACCGACTACGTGGGCGGCTCCGGCTACCCCTCCGTGGACGACCTCGAGTCGCTCCAGGAGGACGGCTGGACGATCGCCAGCGAGGGCGCGACCGGCACCGATCTCACCGCGCTCGACGCGGAGAGTCAGAAAGCCGAGATCACCAGTGCCGTCTCGTGGCTCGAGGACCACGGGTTCGACGCCGAGTACTTCTCGTACCCGCTCAACCGGTACGACGACACCACCCTCGAACTGGTCAAAGAGCACCACGACCTCGGGTTCGTCGGCGGCTTCCCCGGTCACGGCCACGTGACCAACCCCGCTATGGTGCCCCGTGCAACCAACCCCGACGCCGAGGAGGCCGAGACGCTCCTCGAGTGGACCGCCGACCAGCGGACGATCACGACGGTCTCGTTCCGCGACCTCGAGAATCTCGACGCGACGCTCGAACTGGTCGCCGACCTCGAATCGAACGGCGATCTCGAGGTCATCACGCCGTCCGATCTCGCGTCGGACTACCTCCACGAATAA
- a CDS encoding GNAT family N-acetyltransferase — MTADARIRVATPDDAAAVRDIYAPFCESTAVTFEETPPTEAEVANRIASTLETYPWLVCEIDGAVAGYAYASRLRERRAYQWTVELSVYVADDARQSGVGRALYESLFAVLERQGVRDGYAVTTVPNPETERFHERLGFERCVDFPAIGHSEGEWRDVAWWRRSIGEKTADPEPITPLPTLRDRLDEADWNALVRTGVNRLES, encoded by the coding sequence ATGACAGCCGACGCGCGGATTCGAGTCGCGACACCGGACGACGCCGCTGCAGTCCGCGATATCTACGCCCCCTTCTGCGAGTCGACGGCGGTCACGTTCGAGGAGACGCCACCGACCGAGGCCGAGGTGGCCAATCGAATCGCGTCGACCCTGGAGACGTACCCGTGGCTCGTCTGTGAAATAGACGGCGCGGTCGCCGGCTACGCCTACGCCAGCCGGCTGCGCGAACGCCGGGCCTACCAGTGGACGGTCGAACTCTCCGTCTACGTCGCCGACGACGCCCGCCAGTCGGGTGTCGGCCGCGCGCTCTACGAGTCGCTGTTCGCGGTCCTCGAGCGCCAGGGCGTCCGCGACGGCTACGCCGTGACGACGGTCCCCAACCCCGAGACCGAGCGGTTCCACGAGCGGCTTGGCTTCGAGCGCTGCGTCGACTTCCCGGCGATCGGTCACAGCGAGGGCGAGTGGCGAGACGTCGCCTGGTGGCGCCGGTCGATCGGCGAGAAGACGGCCGATCCGGAGCCGATCACGCCGCTGCCCACGCTCCGGGACCGGCTCGACGAGGCCGACTGGAACGCGCTGGTTCGGACCGGAGTGAATCGCCTCGAGTCCTGA
- a CDS encoding DUF2391 family protein has translation MKIRRPRRPRQFRVADSAQQIVGGFLLAGPFVVTEEVWILAGSMSAIQAVLTVCVVSAIGYGALYTADTTRDPDVEQEVAGVPVRFISLLLVSFGSVLILALLFNAPTAFLDDVETRSAVTWITFKAVSVGSVFSIVGAATADSVFSK, from the coding sequence ATGAAAATCCGACGGCCGCGACGCCCCCGCCAGTTCCGGGTGGCCGACTCGGCACAGCAGATCGTCGGCGGCTTCCTGCTCGCCGGCCCGTTCGTCGTGACCGAGGAGGTCTGGATCCTCGCGGGTAGCATGAGCGCGATACAGGCGGTGCTGACGGTCTGCGTCGTCTCGGCGATCGGCTACGGTGCGCTGTACACGGCAGACACGACTCGCGATCCGGATGTCGAACAGGAGGTCGCCGGCGTGCCGGTCCGCTTTATCTCGCTGTTGCTCGTCTCGTTCGGCTCGGTACTGATCCTCGCGCTCCTGTTCAACGCGCCGACAGCGTTCCTCGACGACGTCGAAACGAGGTCCGCCGTCACATGGATCACGTTCAAGGCCGTCAGCGTCGGCTCCGTGTTCAGCATCGTCGGTGCGGCGACCGCCGACAGCGTCTTCTCGAAGTAG
- a CDS encoding phosphatase PAP2 family protein, whose amino-acid sequence MSRGIGVLPAVQDALPDWAALLVALLTQLGDVWFLVLLVGLVYWFRPDDREEAAVLVGLMLAGFSLVTALKYAFALPRPGRPLAELEALGPLARSLYEATGTADGYGFPSGHAVLTTVVYGGLAWRLSIGTARQRAAAAATVVSLVCASRVALGVHYFVDVVAGVAIGLAFLVVVNRLTARYPTDQQTVAFAIAVAVGVVALVTSGAAVDAVLVFVATLAVFGGLQFARDARDRSSA is encoded by the coding sequence ATGTCCAGGGGAATCGGTGTACTGCCGGCGGTTCAGGACGCGCTCCCCGACTGGGCAGCGCTGCTCGTCGCGCTGCTGACCCAGCTGGGGGACGTCTGGTTTCTGGTCCTCCTCGTCGGACTCGTCTACTGGTTTCGGCCGGACGACCGCGAGGAGGCCGCCGTCCTCGTCGGACTGATGCTGGCCGGCTTCTCGCTGGTGACTGCCCTGAAATACGCGTTCGCCCTGCCTCGACCTGGCCGACCGCTCGCGGAACTCGAGGCGCTGGGGCCGCTGGCCCGGTCGCTGTACGAGGCGACGGGAACCGCCGACGGCTACGGCTTCCCGAGCGGGCATGCCGTCCTGACGACAGTTGTCTACGGCGGCCTCGCCTGGCGGCTCTCGATCGGCACGGCCCGCCAGCGGGCCGCCGCGGCGGCGACGGTCGTCTCGCTCGTTTGCGCCTCGAGGGTCGCGCTGGGGGTCCACTATTTCGTCGATGTCGTCGCCGGGGTCGCCATCGGGCTGGCATTCCTGGTGGTTGTGAACCGGCTGACGGCCCGCTACCCGACCGATCAGCAGACGGTCGCGTTCGCGATCGCCGTCGCGGTCGGCGTCGTCGCGCTCGTGACGAGCGGCGCCGCGGTCGACGCCGTGCTGGTCTTCGTCGCCACGCTCGCCGTATTCGGCGGGTTGCAGTTCGCGCGCGACGCTCGCGACAGGTCGTCCGCTTGA
- the thiE gene encoding thiamine phosphate synthase produces MDPSEYGTYLVTQQSISGDRSTVDVVRDAIAGGVDVVQLREKDTDARWRYELGLELRELTAEADVDLIVNDRVDVAEAIDADGVHVGQSDLPVGVARDLLGPEAIVGCSTATVEEALEAEAAGADYLGVGTVYGTTSKEVDRYKDGVGPERIAEIVDAVSIPVVGIGGITADNAGPVVEAGATGVAVISEITAADEPRAATAALADAVETAKGVGDGSVADE; encoded by the coding sequence ATGGATCCATCGGAGTACGGCACCTACCTCGTCACCCAGCAGTCGATCTCCGGCGACCGCTCGACGGTCGACGTCGTCCGAGACGCCATCGCGGGCGGCGTCGACGTCGTCCAACTGCGCGAGAAGGATACCGACGCCCGCTGGCGGTACGAACTGGGCCTCGAGTTGCGTGAACTGACCGCCGAGGCGGACGTGGACCTGATCGTCAACGATCGCGTCGACGTCGCCGAGGCGATCGACGCCGACGGCGTCCACGTCGGCCAGTCGGACCTCCCTGTGGGCGTCGCGCGGGACCTGCTCGGTCCCGAGGCGATCGTCGGCTGCTCGACGGCGACGGTCGAGGAGGCCCTCGAGGCCGAGGCCGCGGGTGCGGACTACCTCGGCGTCGGCACCGTCTACGGGACGACCTCGAAGGAGGTCGACCGATACAAGGACGGCGTCGGCCCGGAGCGGATCGCGGAGATCGTCGACGCGGTCTCGATCCCGGTCGTCGGTATCGGCGGCATCACGGCCGACAACGCGGGCCCGGTCGTCGAGGCCGGCGCGACCGGCGTGGCCGTCATCTCCGAGATTACCGCTGCCGACGAGCCGCGGGCCGCGACCGCGGCGCTCGCCGACGCCGTCGAAACTGCGAAGGGAGTGGGGGACGGATCGGTAGCCGATGAGTAA